One part of the Oceanihabitans sp. IOP_32 genome encodes these proteins:
- a CDS encoding IS256 family transposase, translating into MNKDDLLNDDFLKQFKTGEELTSFLKSIQKRGIEKMLEGELDAHLDYSRHEQSPNPNSRNGYASKKVKTALGESIIQVPRDREASFNPMLVPKRTNMVDGIENVIISLYAKGMSNSDIEEQIREVYGFDVSTSTISRITDKVTNDIVAWQNRPLEPVYLITWMDGIVFKVRENSKVINKTMYIAVGLRRDGKKEVLGLWLGKNESAAFWMSVLTDMKARGVQDLLITATDNLNGFTDTIKNVFPESKTQICVVHQIRNACRYVVWKDKKEFTKDMKNIYDAPTKSAAKAALEDFAEKWEHKYSYAIKSWRDNWEELTAFYEFPVEIRKIIYTTNLIENLNGKIRKYTKNKLSFPTDEAVMKSTFLALREATKKWSMPIRNWGIILNQFLTIFEKRVQL; encoded by the coding sequence ATGAACAAAGACGATTTATTAAACGACGACTTTTTAAAACAGTTTAAAACAGGAGAAGAACTAACCTCTTTTCTAAAGTCCATTCAAAAACGAGGCATTGAAAAGATGCTGGAAGGCGAGCTGGATGCTCATTTAGATTACAGCAGACACGAACAATCGCCCAATCCGAACTCACGCAACGGTTATGCTTCCAAAAAGGTAAAAACCGCTTTAGGTGAAAGTATCATTCAAGTACCTAGGGACAGGGAAGCCTCCTTTAACCCCATGCTTGTCCCTAAGCGAACCAATATGGTCGATGGCATAGAAAACGTAATTATCAGTCTATACGCCAAAGGTATGAGTAATTCTGATATCGAAGAACAAATCCGAGAGGTCTACGGTTTTGATGTATCAACATCCACCATATCACGCATCACAGATAAAGTTACCAACGATATTGTGGCTTGGCAGAACCGCCCCCTAGAACCTGTATATTTAATAACCTGGATGGATGGCATCGTTTTCAAGGTACGAGAAAACTCCAAAGTCATCAACAAAACCATGTACATTGCCGTAGGGCTTCGTAGAGACGGCAAAAAGGAAGTCTTGGGGCTTTGGTTGGGCAAGAACGAATCGGCAGCCTTCTGGATGAGCGTCTTGACCGATATGAAAGCCAGAGGCGTTCAAGATTTGCTTATTACCGCCACCGATAACCTTAATGGCTTTACCGACACCATTAAAAACGTGTTCCCTGAATCCAAGACTCAAATATGTGTGGTACACCAAATTAGGAATGCTTGTCGCTATGTGGTCTGGAAGGATAAAAAGGAGTTTACAAAAGACATGAAAAACATCTACGATGCACCTACCAAAAGCGCCGCTAAGGCCGCCCTGGAGGACTTTGCTGAAAAATGGGAACACAAGTATTCTTATGCCATCAAAAGTTGGAGGGATAACTGGGAAGAGCTTACTGCTTTTTATGAGTTTCCGGTTGAAATCAGAAAAATCATTTACACTACAAACCTTATTGAAAATCTCAATGGAAAAATTAGGAAATACACCAAAAACAAGCTCTCATTCCCAACCGATGAAGCTGTAATGAAATCCACATTTTTAGCATTAAGGGAGGCTACCAAGAAATGGTCAATGCCTATTAGGAATTGGGGCATTATTTTAAACCAATTTTTAACTATATTTGAAAAAAGGGTTCAACTTTAA
- a CDS encoding PQQ-binding-like beta-propeller repeat protein: MKYIQSINEVNGCYFIQDAFVVLYKEVVRCFDLSQNLLWEKLIPGNSTNCIIYREHAYIEFINKESGFEKTITLDVNTGDVVDRDLENYMLRSVSNEGYAIALKYNPDYSTNTFCIQLPFRVKWEKQIEDLPLFIDGEYLVSGVKNRITSIGDNGKIDWKFDTSELGNWSDYDGKEKTTEILRILGVRNEALYSYLNNGKILVLDIKTGKKILVIENDKNTDQGSFSGMFMNAVELDEESGRLIQLFNQRYTEVDLNSVSVSQEFLNEMEEQGLKNMSRFVFNHDHIYFADKNNSKVGALDRVTKKIDWTYELSQDGVTEQSRYARGLKLNSNRLYVLDNKSSLHIFERQDLPLARASRSCQQQ, encoded by the coding sequence ATGAAATATATACAATCAATTAATGAAGTAAATGGGTGTTATTTTATACAGGATGCTTTTGTGGTGTTGTATAAAGAAGTTGTTCGATGTTTTGATTTAAGTCAAAACTTGTTGTGGGAGAAGTTAATACCTGGCAATAGTACAAATTGTATAATTTACAGAGAGCATGCTTACATTGAATTTATAAATAAAGAATCAGGGTTTGAGAAAACTATCACGTTAGATGTAAATACAGGTGACGTTGTAGATAGAGATTTAGAGAATTACATGTTAAGGAGTGTGTCAAATGAAGGATATGCTATTGCATTAAAATACAATCCAGATTATTCTACAAACACATTTTGTATTCAATTACCATTTAGAGTGAAATGGGAAAAACAAATTGAAGACTTACCATTATTTATTGATGGAGAATATCTTGTAAGTGGAGTCAAAAACAGAATAACCTCAATTGGAGATAACGGAAAAATAGATTGGAAGTTTGATACGTCAGAATTAGGTAATTGGTCTGATTATGATGGAAAAGAAAAGACAACAGAGATATTAAGAATTTTAGGGGTAAGAAACGAGGCACTATACTCATACTTAAACAATGGGAAAATTTTAGTCTTAGATATCAAGACTGGAAAGAAAATCTTAGTTATCGAAAATGATAAAAATACGGATCAAGGTTCGTTTAGTGGGATGTTTATGAATGCTGTTGAATTGGATGAAGAGTCTGGAAGACTAATACAATTATTTAATCAGCGATATACTGAAGTTGATTTAAACTCTGTTTCAGTAAGTCAAGAGTTTTTGAATGAAATGGAAGAGCAAGGGCTAAAGAATATGTCTCGTTTTGTATTTAATCATGATCATATTTACTTTGCCGATAAGAACAATAGCAAAGTAGGTGCTTTAGATCGAGTGACAAAAAAGATAGATTGGACTTACGAATTGTCACAAGATGGGGTTACAGAACAGTCAAGATATGCGAGAGGTCTTAAGTTAAACAGTAATAGACTTTACGTATTAGATAATAAAAGTTCTCTGCATATATTCGAGAGGCAAGATCTCCCGCTAGCGCGAGCGTCACGCTCGTGCCAGCAACAGTAA
- a CDS encoding GIY-YIG nuclease family protein, whose protein sequence is MLISEVDGRLYKGHTQDIDKRLIEHNEGKTKSTKGYAPWRLFYYEVFATRVEAILREKYFKTGMGRAFLKDMLKNK, encoded by the coding sequence ATATTAATAAGTGAAGTAGACGGTAGATTATACAAAGGGCATACGCAAGATATAGATAAACGCTTGATTGAACATAATGAAGGAAAGACTAAATCGACAAAAGGTTATGCGCCCTGGAGACTGTTTTATTACGAAGTATTTGCTACGAGAGTAGAAGCAATATTAAGAGAAAAGTATTTTAAAACTGGAATGGGTAGGGCTTTTTTAAAGGATATGTTAAAAAATAAGTAA
- a CDS encoding GatB/YqeY domain-containing protein, whose translation MSLQQDIMAALKEAMKAKDQTALTALRAVKSAILLAQTETGDKADLTEEQELKILQKQVKQRRDSAAIFLEQGREDLATPELAEADVIAQFLPEALSEEEIEKVVVMTIESTDASGMKDMGKVMGLVNKQLAGQADGKTISHIVKAKLS comes from the coding sequence ATGAGTTTACAACAAGATATAATGGCGGCTTTGAAGGAGGCTATGAAAGCTAAGGATCAAACGGCTTTAACTGCTTTACGTGCGGTTAAATCGGCTATTTTACTAGCTCAAACCGAGACGGGAGACAAAGCAGATTTAACAGAAGAACAGGAGCTTAAAATACTTCAAAAGCAAGTGAAACAACGCCGAGATAGTGCGGCTATTTTTTTAGAGCAAGGTCGCGAAGACTTGGCAACTCCAGAATTGGCCGAGGCCGATGTGATTGCTCAATTTTTACCAGAAGCTTTAAGCGAAGAAGAGATTGAAAAGGTTGTTGTGATGACTATAGAAAGTACTGATGCTAGTGGTATGAAAGATATGGGTAAAGTTATGGGTTTAGTTAACAAGCAACTAGCAGGACAAGCCGATGGTAAAACGATATCTCATATTGTAAAAGCAAAATTATCATAG
- the ftsZ gene encoding cell division protein FtsZ, whose amino-acid sequence MSSKKEFESIAFDLPKNQSNVIKVIGVGGGGSNAINHMFQQGIKGVDFYVCNTDAQALHNSAVPNKIQLGVNLTEGLGAGANPDIGEQSAVESFDDISTMLDTNTKMVFITAGMGGGTGTGAAPIIAQMAKDLDILTVGIVTMPFAFEGKMRIEQSQRGIEKLRNVVDSLIVINNNKLREVYGNLGFKAGFSKADEVLSTAARGIAEVITHHYTQNIDLRDAKTVLSNSGTAIMGSAQASGKSRAQDAIRKALDSPLLNDNKITGAKNVLLLIVSGSHEITIDEIGEINDHIQSEAGHGANIIMGVGEDESLEESIAVTIIATGFNVEQQDEISNTETKKVVHTLGLEEEREMTRKKPVAKQTPKKTSQVVRHTLDFDENSNDQAKKKTENRGLANRDVKDSNLTTTTEDMRNINVVYSEVKAESHEDTNSIENDASDDFIIHPVSRTSNAAGDIKEDDVASNYIEEEKQITLTFDLPISTETSENDTTDELVSHQLNEEVKDISVNDHVELITVEETTDKGSIRYVLDDYVEVESGINKKTSKSKEVFDDYDDNIVFEKKVVKPEAAEESITEEEVDPLESPISDLLKERANERRLKMKAFNYKFNSSKIDDIEKVPAYKRQGVNLKEAKHSSETDRSRTSLGLDDNDDIQLRNNNSFLHDNVD is encoded by the coding sequence ATGAGCAGCAAGAAAGAATTCGAAAGCATAGCATTTGATTTACCAAAGAACCAATCGAATGTCATTAAAGTTATAGGAGTTGGTGGTGGCGGTAGCAACGCTATAAACCATATGTTTCAACAAGGTATTAAAGGCGTAGATTTTTACGTTTGTAATACAGACGCGCAAGCACTACATAATAGTGCCGTTCCAAATAAAATCCAATTAGGCGTAAATTTAACCGAAGGATTAGGAGCAGGGGCAAACCCCGATATTGGCGAACAATCGGCTGTCGAGAGTTTCGACGATATTTCTACCATGCTTGATACCAATACAAAAATGGTTTTTATAACTGCTGGTATGGGTGGAGGTACTGGTACTGGTGCTGCTCCCATAATCGCACAAATGGCTAAAGATTTAGACATATTAACCGTGGGTATTGTTACCATGCCATTTGCCTTCGAGGGTAAAATGCGTATTGAACAATCGCAAAGAGGTATAGAAAAATTACGTAACGTTGTGGATTCTTTAATTGTGATAAATAACAACAAACTTCGTGAGGTTTACGGCAATCTCGGCTTTAAAGCTGGTTTCTCTAAGGCAGACGAAGTGCTATCTACTGCTGCTCGTGGTATAGCCGAAGTTATAACGCACCATTATACTCAAAATATCGATTTACGCGATGCCAAAACTGTTCTTAGCAACAGCGGAACGGCTATTATGGGGTCTGCTCAGGCTTCTGGTAAAAGTCGCGCTCAAGACGCTATTCGTAAGGCTTTAGATTCTCCTTTATTAAACGATAATAAAATTACTGGCGCTAAAAATGTATTGCTGTTAATAGTTTCAGGATCGCACGAAATCACTATCGATGAGATTGGCGAGATTAACGATCATATCCAGTCTGAGGCCGGTCATGGTGCAAATATCATTATGGGGGTTGGCGAAGACGAAAGCTTAGAAGAATCTATAGCCGTTACTATTATTGCGACGGGTTTTAATGTAGAGCAGCAGGATGAAATATCTAACACAGAAACCAAAAAAGTGGTGCATACTTTAGGTCTTGAAGAAGAGCGCGAAATGACCAGAAAGAAACCTGTTGCAAAACAAACACCCAAGAAGACTTCTCAAGTTGTAAGGCATACCTTAGATTTTGACGAAAATTCTAACGATCAGGCAAAAAAAAAGACAGAGAATAGGGGTTTAGCAAATAGAGATGTAAAAGATTCAAATTTAACGACAACCACAGAAGATATGAGGAATATTAATGTGGTTTATAGCGAAGTAAAAGCAGAAAGCCATGAAGACACGAACAGTATAGAAAACGACGCGTCCGACGATTTTATAATACATCCAGTCTCAAGAACCTCTAATGCTGCTGGGGACATTAAAGAAGACGACGTGGCATCAAATTACATCGAAGAAGAGAAACAAATTACTTTAACTTTCGATTTGCCAATATCTACTGAAACCTCAGAAAACGACACCACAGACGAGCTTGTTTCGCATCAATTAAATGAAGAGGTAAAAGACATCTCAGTTAACGATCATGTCGAGCTAATAACGGTTGAAGAAACCACCGATAAGGGTAGTATACGTTATGTTTTAGATGATTATGTTGAAGTGGAATCTGGAATAAATAAAAAAACGTCGAAGTCTAAAGAGGTTTTTGATGATTATGACGACAATATCGTTTTTGAAAAGAAAGTGGTAAAACCGGAAGCAGCAGAAGAATCGATAACGGAAGAAGAGGTGGATCCTTTGGAAAGTCCTATTTCAGATTTACTTAAGGAACGCGCTAACGAGCGCCGATTAAAAATGAAAGCTTTTAATTATAAGTTTAACAGCTCGAAGATAGACGATATCGAGAAGGTTCCAGCCTATAAACGTCAGGGTGTAAATTTAAAAGAAGCAAAACACTCATCAGAAACAGATAGGTCTAGGACCAGTTTGGGCTTAGATGATAATGACGATATACAATTAAGAAATAATAATTCTTTTTTGCACGATAATGTCGATTAA
- the ftsA gene encoding cell division protein FtsA — protein MEHKIAVGLDIGTTKIVVMIGRENEYGKVEILGIGRSKSLGVHRGVVNNITQTIQSIQQALQEAEAAANLQVSEVTVGIAGQHIRSLQHSDYITRSDSETVIDDNDIERLINQVHKLVMLPGEEIIHVLPQEYKVDGQGEIKEPIGMYGGRLEANFHVVVGQVSSIRNVGRCIKSAGLSLEGITLEPLASAKAVLSQEEKEAGVALIDIGGGTTDLAIFRDGIIRHTAVIPFGGNVITEDIKEGCSIIEKQAELLKIKFGSAWPGENKDNEIVSIPGLRGREPKEITLKNLSKIIHARVVEIVEQVYVEIKNYGHEEQKKKLIAGIVLTGGGAQLKHLKQLVEYITGMDTRIGYPNEHLAGDSDEEITSPLYATAVGLVLDGLKRQDRKRMEQEHQEQLEALEAKRTEAEKEDEEETIEKPVKERRSFLDKLTERVKDFLDSAE, from the coding sequence ATGGAGCATAAGATAGCAGTAGGATTAGATATCGGGACCACAAAAATAGTGGTGATGATTGGGCGTGAAAACGAATACGGCAAAGTGGAAATTTTAGGTATTGGTAGATCTAAAAGTTTGGGCGTACATCGTGGTGTTGTAAATAATATTACGCAAACCATTCAATCTATACAGCAAGCGCTTCAAGAAGCCGAAGCAGCTGCGAATTTGCAGGTATCGGAGGTCACTGTTGGCATTGCGGGGCAGCATATTAGAAGTTTGCAGCATAGTGACTATATTACCAGATCAGATTCTGAAACGGTTATAGACGATAACGATATCGAGCGGCTTATAAACCAAGTGCACAAATTAGTCATGTTGCCTGGTGAAGAGATTATTCATGTGTTACCACAAGAATATAAGGTTGATGGTCAAGGCGAAATAAAGGAACCTATAGGTATGTATGGTGGACGGTTAGAAGCTAATTTCCATGTAGTTGTTGGGCAGGTATCCTCTATTAGAAATGTAGGGCGTTGTATAAAAAGTGCTGGTTTAAGTCTAGAGGGTATCACTTTAGAGCCTCTGGCCTCGGCAAAAGCCGTATTAAGTCAGGAAGAAAAAGAGGCGGGAGTCGCTTTAATCGATATTGGTGGTGGTACAACCGACTTGGCTATTTTTAGAGACGGTATTATTCGCCATACTGCTGTTATTCCTTTTGGTGGGAATGTTATTACAGAAGACATAAAGGAAGGCTGTTCTATTATAGAAAAACAAGCCGAGCTTTTAAAAATAAAATTTGGATCGGCATGGCCGGGTGAGAATAAGGATAACGAAATTGTATCTATTCCAGGATTACGTGGTAGAGAACCTAAAGAAATTACCTTAAAAAATCTCTCAAAAATAATTCATGCTCGGGTTGTAGAAATTGTAGAACAGGTGTACGTAGAAATTAAAAATTACGGTCACGAAGAACAAAAAAAGAAACTTATTGCAGGTATTGTTTTAACAGGTGGAGGCGCACAATTAAAACATCTAAAGCAATTGGTAGAATATATTACAGGTATGGATACCAGAATTGGTTATCCAAACGAGCATTTAGCTGGTGATAGTGATGAGGAAATTACCAGTCCGCTTTACGCCACCGCAGTTGGTTTGGTTTTAGATGGTTTAAAACGTCAAGATAGAAAGCGCATGGAGCAAGAGCATCAAGAGCAATTGGAAGCCTTAGAGGCAAAACGAACAGAAGCCGAAAAGGAAGATGAAGAAGAGACCATAGAAAAACCAGTTAAAGAGCGACGCTCGTTTTTAGATAAGTTGACAGAGCGCGTTAAAGATTTTTTAGATAGCGCAGAATAA
- a CDS encoding cell division protein FtsQ/DivIB — protein sequence MIVLLGIVGFLFAFSSRKNAEREVSKPNVKFVGENNLYITNEAVSKLLIQNYGGTKNIAKEALVLSKLENALNANPMIKTAEVYMTVNGTLKAEIEQKTPIARVQVKKPYYIDSQGFYMPLSNNYSARVPLVTGDVKKEDLSSIFIVANKIKHDDFLKKNVIEIHQNTNNKIQLKLRQCNFVVELGSVDFLDRKISNLKAFYQKNKKDQTLNNYSKVNLQFKNQVVCTKNVSNGA from the coding sequence ATGATTGTTCTACTGGGTATAGTAGGTTTTTTGTTTGCTTTTTCGTCTCGAAAAAACGCAGAACGGGAGGTCTCGAAACCTAATGTAAAATTCGTTGGCGAAAACAACCTATATATTACAAATGAGGCTGTTAGTAAATTGTTGATACAAAATTATGGAGGGACGAAAAACATAGCCAAAGAAGCTTTAGTTTTGAGTAAATTGGAAAACGCTCTTAACGCAAACCCTATGATAAAAACTGCCGAGGTGTATATGACGGTAAATGGTACGCTTAAGGCAGAAATTGAACAAAAAACACCGATAGCTCGAGTGCAGGTGAAAAAACCGTATTATATTGATAGTCAAGGTTTTTATATGCCTTTGTCAAACAATTATTCAGCCAGAGTACCTTTAGTTACAGGTGATGTGAAAAAAGAAGATTTAAGTAGTATATTTATAGTAGCAAATAAAATTAAACATGATGATTTTCTTAAAAAAAATGTTATTGAGATTCATCAAAACACGAATAATAAGATCCAATTAAAGTTGAGGCAGTGCAATTTTGTAGTGGAGTTAGGTAGTGTTGATTTTTTAGATCGGAAAATAAGTAACTTAAAAGCGTTTTATCAAAAAAATAAAAAAGACCAAACGCTTAATAATTATAGCAAAGTCAATTTGCAGTTTAAAAATCAAGTAGTGTGTACCAAAAATGTAAGCAATGGAGCATAA
- the murC gene encoding UDP-N-acetylmuramate--L-alanine ligase encodes MSKGLAWATHIYFIGIGGIGMSALARYFCANNKMVAGYDKTASAITEALEALNVKIHFEDSVAAIAPEFLNPDNTLVVYTPAIPHTHSELNYFKTKGFQVLKRSEVLGLITENTFCLAVAGTHGKTTTTSILGHLMYECDVELTAFLGGVSENYNSNLILKGTEVSVVEADEYDRSFLTLSPDLACITSMDADHLDIYGAEEALHESFKAFSERIKPNGQLFVKNGLPLSGITYGIEDDSDYSIQNIKIENGRYVFDVKTPKTTLKNLKFNLPGRHNLQNALIALAMALEYGCSQEQLVKALATYKGVKRRFTYHIKTDNLVFIDDYAHHPKEINAVYQAISEMYPDQKILAIFQPHLYSRTRDFIDDFAKSLAPFNEVVLLDIYPARELPIEGVNSQWLLDKINNENKQLVSKSELLKAIQKSDAQVIITMGAGDIGKEVNMIKNELQLAN; translated from the coding sequence ATGAGCAAAGGTTTGGCATGGGCCACGCATATCTATTTTATTGGTATTGGAGGTATTGGTATGAGTGCTTTGGCACGCTATTTTTGTGCTAATAATAAAATGGTGGCGGGGTACGATAAAACAGCAAGTGCCATAACAGAAGCACTAGAGGCTTTAAATGTTAAAATTCATTTTGAAGATTCGGTAGCAGCTATAGCCCCTGAGTTTTTAAATCCTGATAATACATTAGTGGTTTATACTCCCGCTATTCCCCATACTCACAGCGAATTGAATTATTTTAAAACTAAAGGCTTTCAGGTATTAAAACGGTCTGAAGTTTTGGGTTTAATAACCGAAAACACCTTTTGTTTGGCCGTTGCAGGTACTCATGGGAAAACAACCACAACCAGTATTCTCGGACATTTAATGTATGAGTGCGATGTAGAATTAACAGCTTTTTTAGGAGGTGTTAGCGAGAATTACAATTCTAATTTAATATTGAAGGGCACAGAAGTTTCGGTTGTGGAGGCCGATGAATATGATAGGTCGTTCTTAACCCTATCTCCAGATTTAGCTTGTATAACATCTATGGATGCCGATCACTTGGACATTTACGGGGCAGAAGAAGCTTTGCACGAATCGTTTAAAGCGTTTTCTGAGCGAATAAAGCCAAACGGTCAGTTGTTTGTTAAAAACGGTTTGCCGTTAAGCGGTATTACATACGGTATAGAAGACGATTCTGATTATAGCATTCAAAATATAAAAATAGAAAATGGGCGGTATGTTTTTGATGTAAAAACACCAAAAACAACCCTTAAAAACTTAAAATTTAACCTCCCAGGTCGGCATAATTTGCAGAATGCCTTAATAGCCTTGGCGATGGCTTTAGAGTATGGTTGTTCGCAAGAGCAACTCGTAAAAGCTTTGGCGACTTATAAAGGGGTGAAACGAAGATTTACATATCATATAAAAACCGATAATCTCGTTTTTATTGATGATTATGCACATCATCCAAAAGAAATCAATGCGGTGTACCAGGCGATTAGCGAAATGTATCCAGATCAGAAAATATTGGCTATTTTTCAACCGCATTTGTACTCTAGAACACGCGATTTTATTGACGATTTTGCCAAGAGTTTGGCGCCGTTTAACGAGGTCGTATTATTAGATATTTATCCGGCTAGAGAATTGCCAATTGAAGGCGTGAACTCCCAATGGCTGTTGGATAAAATAAACAACGAAAACAAGCAGTTGGTTAGTAAATCAGAACTGTTAAAAGCCATACAAAAAAGCGATGCACAAGTTATTATTACGATGGGTGCTGGCGATATAGGAAAAGAAGTAAATATGATTAAAAACGAATTACAACTTGCGAATTAA
- the murG gene encoding undecaprenyldiphospho-muramoylpentapeptide beta-N-acetylglucosaminyltransferase — protein MVNKKYKIILSGGGTGGHIYPAIAIANEIKARFPDSEFLFVGAKDRMEMEKIPQAGYRIEGLWISGIQRKITLKNAMFPFKVLSSILKSRKIVKSFKPNVAIGTGGFASGPLLYVAAAKKIPSLIQEQNSFPGITNKLLGKKVDKICVAYDGLERFFPKGKIIKTGNPVRQDLLDIETKTEQAKSYFDLKSGKVTLLVLGGSLGSRRINELIEKELDFLDTQNVQIIWQCGKLYYQQYKIYSHTKNVQVHQFLNKMDYAYAAADIVISRAGAISVSELCIVGKPVIFIPSPNVAEDHQTKNAMAVVKNNAALLIKEEDLETDFENKFSQLIASAEKQKELSENIKKLALVNATKEIVNQVEELLHHA, from the coding sequence ATGGTGAATAAGAAGTATAAAATCATATTATCAGGTGGCGGTACAGGGGGACATATCTACCCTGCCATTGCTATTGCCAACGAAATAAAAGCGCGTTTTCCAGACTCCGAGTTTTTATTCGTAGGGGCAAAAGATCGTATGGAAATGGAGAAAATTCCGCAGGCTGGATATCGTATTGAAGGGTTATGGATTTCTGGTATTCAGCGAAAAATAACGCTTAAAAATGCGATGTTTCCTTTTAAAGTACTTAGCAGTATTTTAAAGTCTAGAAAAATTGTTAAATCTTTTAAACCAAACGTCGCCATTGGTACTGGTGGTTTTGCAAGCGGTCCTTTATTGTATGTAGCGGCGGCTAAAAAGATACCTAGTTTAATACAAGAGCAAAACTCATTTCCTGGAATTACTAATAAGCTTCTAGGAAAAAAAGTTGATAAAATTTGTGTGGCTTATGATGGTTTAGAGCGGTTTTTCCCAAAAGGAAAAATTATAAAAACAGGAAACCCCGTACGTCAAGATTTACTAGATATTGAAACGAAAACAGAACAAGCGAAATCGTATTTTGACTTAAAATCTGGCAAAGTGACCCTCTTAGTATTAGGGGGTAGTTTAGGCTCGCGTCGAATTAATGAACTGATAGAAAAGGAGTTGGATTTTTTAGACACTCAGAATGTGCAAATCATTTGGCAATGTGGTAAGTTGTATTATCAGCAATATAAAATTTATAGCCATACAAAAAACGTGCAAGTCCATCAGTTTTTAAATAAAATGGATTATGCCTACGCAGCTGCAGATATTGTGATTTCGAGAGCAGGTGCAATTTCGGTATCAGAATTATGTATCGTGGGTAAGCCTGTAATTTTTATTCCATCGCCAAACGTGGCCGAAGATCACCAAACAAAAAACGCGATGGCAGTAGTTAAAAATAATGCGGCATTATTAATTAAAGAAGAAGATTTAGAAACCGATTTCGAGAATAAGTTTTCGCAATTAATCGCTTCCGCGGAAAAACAAAAGGAACTGAGCGAGAATATAAAAAAATTGGCACTAGTAAATGCCACAAAAGAAATAGTAAACCAAGTAGAAGAGCTTTTACATCATGCCTAA
- a CDS encoding FtsW/RodA/SpoVE family cell cycle protein has translation MKQIFKNIKGDRLIWAIVALLAILSFLPVYSAASNLAYRSGSGNTFAFFVKHFMHLLLGFVIMYGVHKIPYRYFKGLSLILIPVVLLLLGVTMLQGTTIEGANASRWIKIPVVGVSFQTSTLASVVLMVYVARYMSKIKDKTITFKESIWPLWVPVFLILVLILPANFSTAAIMFLMVIMLVFLGGYPIRYLSVIIGSGILVLVIFVLTAKAFPDAMPNRVDTWLSRIESFSNDEDTQADYQIEKAKIAIASGGIQGVGPGKSIQKNFLPQSSSDFIFAIIIEEYGLIGGFIIMGLYMWLLFRVVIAAQKADTIFGKLLVLGVGLPIVFQALINMAVAVELFPVTGQTLPLISSGGTSIWMTCLAIGIILSVSAKREEIKEQENNEDNPLEILSEAM, from the coding sequence ATGAAGCAAATTTTTAAAAATATAAAAGGTGATAGGTTAATTTGGGCCATTGTGGCACTATTAGCGATATTATCATTTTTACCAGTGTATAGTGCTGCTAGTAATTTGGCCTATAGAAGTGGTAGTGGTAACACTTTTGCGTTTTTTGTAAAACATTTTATGCATTTGCTTTTGGGCTTTGTAATAATGTATGGTGTTCATAAAATTCCGTATCGTTATTTTAAAGGCTTGTCGTTAATATTAATCCCTGTAGTATTATTGTTATTAGGGGTAACCATGTTGCAAGGCACTACTATAGAAGGTGCAAATGCGAGCCGATGGATAAAAATACCAGTTGTGGGTGTGTCGTTTCAAACCTCAACTTTAGCATCGGTGGTTTTAATGGTTTATGTGGCGCGATATATGTCTAAAATAAAAGATAAAACCATAACTTTTAAAGAATCGATATGGCCACTATGGGTGCCCGTATTCTTAATTTTAGTGCTTATCTTGCCCGCTAATTTTTCAACTGCTGCCATTATGTTTTTAATGGTAATTATGCTGGTGTTTTTAGGGGGGTATCCTATCCGCTATTTAAGTGTGATTATCGGTTCGGGTATTTTGGTATTAGTTATTTTCGTATTAACAGCCAAGGCTTTTCCAGATGCGATGCCTAATCGAGTAGATACTTGGCTAAGCAGAATTGAAAGTTTTTCAAACGATGAAGACACTCAGGCCGATTATCAAATCGAAAAGGCAAAAATAGCCATTGCATCTGGGGGTATTCAGGGTGTTGGTCCCGGGAAAAGTATCCAGAAGAATTTCTTACCACAATCGTCTTCAGATTTTATTTTCGCGATAATTATTGAAGAATACGGATTGATAGGAGGATTTATTATCATGGGTTTATACATGTGGCTATTATTTAGGGTTGTTATCGCAGCCCAGAAAGCCGATACTATTTTTGGCAAACTGCTGGTGCTTGGCGTGGGCTTGCCTATAGTGTTTCAAGCTTTAATTAATATGGCAGTTGCCGTAGAATTGTTTCCAGTTACCGGGCAAACCCTGCCATTAATAAGTAGTGGTGGTACCTCGATTTGGATGACTTGTTTAGCCATAGGTATTATTTTAAGTGTTAGTGCAAAACGAGAAGAAATAAAAGAACAGGAAAATAATGAGGATAATCCGTTAGAAATTCTTTCGGAAGCGATGTAA